agaaaaatataaaatatagtatTCTCCTTGAAACCAAGAATATATTGACAAACAAATGCAAAATGTTTATTCTTAGATCTTTTAGGTCTATTTTTGTACTcttctgtttaaaataatatattagtCTTATAGTGGATTACAAACAAGCCAATTATAAAAATTTAAAAGAACACATTGCATATCAGCAAGAGGAAGTGTacttaagattttatttttagaggTAGCTGAGGCAAGCTTATTGAAAACTGCACTGAAACAATTGCTGGCAATTTCCTGTGTACTATcatacttttatttttgttttgttcatgaAAATGTTTGTACTTTTTTAtcattgtctttttttaaatataatgttcTAAAGACTGCGTGGTtgtctaatttttttccccttctaggcAGTGTATTCTGTGGAAGGTGGCTCCTTCAATGAAttctatttagaaaaaaataagcaTTAGTTGAAGTGTCTGGTACAGTATTACTCCCACATTGACCTCACAGCTTGACAGGATGGGAAATTTCTTATTTGATAAGGACTGATCCTGTAGAAACCTTTTACAGATAAAATTGAAACATGTTTTCAGAGCAtgttaaattattttataaaaaaattaactttttaaaattgtgacaGCATAAGGTGAGAATTATTTGTGGCAGGACCCACTCTTTAAATTTTGCCCAGCATAATGCAGCCTTGAGCCTGACTTCTGGTGTGTCTAGGTGCtattccaggggtggccaacctgagtctgagaaggagccagaatttaccaatgtacattgccaaagagccacagtaatacgtcagcagccccccatcaactCTTGTCCCCCgttcccagcgcttcccgcccaccagcagccctgctgatcagcgccttcccctccctccctgcacctcccgatcagctgtttcgtggcatgcaggaggctctggtgggggaggaggaggagcgagggcatggcaggctcaggagagggagtgggaaggggtggagtgggggcagggcctgtcgcAGAGGGTTGAGCAGGGGTCGAGCaatgagcaccccctggcacattgaaaagttggcacctgtagctccagccccggagtcagtacctatacaaggagccgcatattaacttctgaatagccgcatgtggctccggagccacaggttggccacccctgtgctattgtaatacaatacATTGTTAAAACTGTTACAAAATCTAAAAATGTTGTACCTCAGCTAATTAACAGATTTGATCTCCTGCTGAAATGTTTGGAGTGAAATACAACAATTTagtaatacttagctcttataacacttttcatctatttagatctgaaagtgcttgaaaaaaataaagtatGGTTGTCCAAAGATACTATATTGATTGGATTCTAACTAACAAgtttcttcttcttagcataAAACAGCACAGCTGTCCTAGAAATATTCTGAACAGCTATAAGTAGCAGGAAAATACCCCAGTATCAAGAGAGTTCACCCAAGCTTCTTGGAATTATTAAACTTGGGAGCAGACAGAGCTCCTCATGTGTCAGTGGTTCCCCCTTCTCATCTGTCATTCAtttcttttaattattattacagtagtagTTAGAGCCCCCATCACAACTGTGGCCAAGTTTATATGTACTGTACAAACAGGTAATGATCTTTGCGTTAGCACTTGGGTTCTAAATGACAAGTGACATGCAAAAGGAGAAGGAcgatattttaaaatacacaccTGTATACTgtttttcttatttacaatatgcaTTTGCTGTTTAATTATATAAATATTAGCTATCCCTGAATGCCATACAACCTTGTCATCATTTGTAGGCTGATTTTGTCTTTTGTAGGCACAGCTGCAGAACTGCGACATCagggaaatcagtgggaatcTGTGCAGGGGCTCCATGTTATTGCCTCTTTTGGTAGGGTCTGGGCCCAAGTAAACAATGTACTAATGAAGATAATTCAGTAAATATGTCTTGTTCCATAATTTTGTGTTTGAGACTTTTTTTGCATTACAGATCTATTTTTCTCACAGTTCTTTGTGATAAGGACTATGGCTTATTGGCCATATAGAAGATTTCAGTTTTCTTTCAGTATATCAGCAGTGGATTTTCAGTATAGTTTTTTACAACCCTCAGTGTTTcttctgaaccaaaaaaaaaaaaacatttgaaagagtaactgaaaacatttttaagaAGAAACATTTATTGACTTTACCAGCATTAACACATTCACTAAATAAAAATCCATTGCGTAGCAGTTTGCTTCTGAGTTAGtgtttgaagatgaaaaatgttATGTGAGTAATAAAACTGATTATTGCAGAATCATTCATTATAGGAAATCAATCTACAAATCTTAAATTGACCAATGTAGGAGAATTTGCATGGTTAATGTGTAGTTCCTAATTCCTTTGGTTCACTAACTACAGCTGTAGTTGAGTAGGAAAAGGGACTGATGAGAACAGCAATAGTATAATGACGATGACCAGAATCGTTAGCAGTGAATTCCAcctggagaagagagagaaaaaaacacttGAGAGCTTGAAACATAGTTGtacatttttaaagccagaaggaccattgtgatcatcttatcTGGCCACTTGCATatcacaagccatagaatttacCCACATTAATTCCTGCTTGAACCAGAGCAAATTTGTTAGAAAAAagtccaatcttaatttaaatctttccagtgatggagaatccaccacaacccttcgtaactaaccattggaacaacttaccctcactgtttaaaaacttGCTCCTTATTTCTTGTCtaaatttgtgtagcttcaacttccagtcattggatcgtgttataacTTTATCTGCTGAatttgaagagccctctattatttttttcccccatgtaggtatttgtgGACTGTGATCAactcaccccttaatcttctctttgataggctaaatagattgagatccATATGTTTATCACTATAAGACACGTTTTACAATCCTTTaatcatggctcttctctgaaccctttctaacttatcaatatccttcttgaagtgtggcaCAGTATTTCAGTAgcattgcaccagtgccaaacatatAGGTAATATACCCTCTCTGCTCCTCAAGATTCCCTTGCTTATACATCTACGGatctcattagcccttttggcctcaGTGTTGcattgggagcttatgttcagctaATTCTCCACCATGACCCTCCAGCCCTTTTTAGAATCACCGTTTCCCAAGGTAGAGTGCCCCATCCTGTAATTATGGCCTGTATTCTTTGTTTATTAAATCTGGCTGTACTGAAACATAGTGTGTTTGCATCCaacttatcaagtgatccagatggctctgtatctgtgacctgtcctcttcattacttGCCAGTCCCCAAATAACAAGCTGTGCCTCAAAACTATTGTATACATTTAACCTCAAGTTTTAATTTTGGAAGCATGCATATTCTTGTCtaatattttgatgaaaattttctgtcactgtttttacattttgttaatTATATAAAGCTAGTAAAATATGTGCATGACCTTATAAATCAGTGTTGTTACAGTACAGACACAGCATTTGTTTGATGTGCTTTTTGACCGTGAGGTATTGTTGACCATTTGTGAACCCTACTAGGGATAGATGTTTGTTCTCTCTTTGCTCTCAGCAGACTCTAAGGTTATGTAACACAGCATGCTGGCCCTTCTATTATTGGGACTAACCTTGTAACTGAAAAAAGGTGATTACAGAACTATATCATATGAAATCTGGGCTCAGTGAGAGATGGAGGGGAAGGATGTCTTTAGATAGGAGGGAGAGGAATCATGGAGAAGGATTAGTCAGAGAAACTAAGCTAGTGAGTAAAGCTTTGTGGAAAGACAGAAACCCTGGAGAGGGGTAAACTGGCAAAAGAGGAGACCTGGAGCAATGCAGTGGAGGTGTGGGAGTGTGGCCGGAGTTAACACTTGTACTTATTTAGGGCCGCCTCAGAAGGAGGTTCAACAGAAAGTGGAAGCAACCTCTTTCCCTTCACACAGCCTCATGTCCTTCGTAAGGAGCTGCTTAGCCGTGGGTATGGGCAAAGGAATTGTCAACACCACCACTGTAAGTGTGTATCCTTGTGTCAACAAGGAAAAAGGGCTACTGAGTCCATGGAGGGCAGTTGAAGATTACCAAGCCTGGAGAGAGCTGGAAGACTGCTTTGTTACTTGAAAATGAGAGAATTTTTTCTAAGATTTGGCAGGATGGTTAAACCTCAGATTACCCCTTCTACCATGGAGACTGCAGACCACTAGctgaagaggggaaactgaggcaccaacaCCGGAAAGGTAAGCCCATTACAGGGTAATAGATGACAATTACTTGTCTGTATTGATGCTTCCTTTGTGTTGTGTTCCATTCAATGTATAACACAGGGAGGATATTTAGTCATAACTGCTGTGCCATCAGGATGCAGATGATCAACTTTTTATGAGGTACTTCAGGCTTGGACCAGGTTAATTGGCTTTTCTAGCATCTATCCAAGATACAGGTTGGATGATAGTAAGTTGGTCAATCCAGATAAAACAGAGATAATATTGGTACATTGGGGAAAACAACCAAGGAAATGGCAGAGGTTAGTATCAGTTCTTTTGAGCAAGTTTGTTTTTTCCTGTCTTTTGTCCTTGAAGTCTGAAACTTAAGGTATTACTAGATCATTCGTCATCCAGAAGTAGCCAAagagcagcagaagctaagaGTGCATTTACATGGGGTGAGAGGGTGaagattttcatttaaaacagtTTGTCTTTCTGTTGTGTGCAGTATGTAAACCTTCTAAGCATTTAGGAGTGGAAAAATGAACAATTAAGGGATGGAAGGTAAGCATTCAAATCTGTGGACAGTTCACACAAGCTCTTAAGTGTATGTACACATGAAAAGCAAATTTAGCTCTATTCCCTGAATTCCTTTCCAGACTCTGCTTATAGGCCAGAAACCCTCTTAAACCCAACTGCCCTAGATTGTATTCATTTCTAGTACAGACTAGTTTTACATACCACCGTCTACTCACTACATATAACCAGTTCATCTACCCATTTTAAACCAGACACCAAAAATCTTGCTATCTCCTCTCCACATGTGGACCAATGACTCAATGCTCCCTTATTTCAGATAACCATGATCATTGAGAGTCCAGCATAGCGTTCATTCTGAATGTGCAGTTCCAAAAGAACAATGTTCTCTCCATTATTCCACAGTGAACCAGAAAATACAAACTAACCCAACCATCCTCCCTATACAGATTTAAAACTTCATACTTTTCCTGCTAATATTCACCCTCTTGTGAGTCAGACACAACTTCCAACTTCATCCAATCCATTCTGTATATTTAAGCTGCATACCTCAAAATATTCCGTTAATCACACCAGGCTAATATCTTATTTGTCTGGTACATGTACATTAAGAGATTGTATGAACTGCAGATGGGATTTTCAAcaggccctaagtgacttggcataagtcccattgacttttaatgtCCCAACCTCTGAATGTAGTTAAGTATTTATCTATTTTCCCTTAATTGATTATTTTTATTCTATACTTTAAATATTTAGCTACATTGGACATAGTCATAGCCTTATCTTAAAGTTTTAATTGTGTATATCTTTAAGAAGTGATCAATGAAGACTCAAGGTCCTCTGTACAGTCTCCAGCACTAACATCTCTCCTGAAAAACTCCTAAGCTTCACATGACAGGGTTGCTGGCACCGGAAACTCATATTGCTTACATAAATCATGATTCCTGCAAAGTTCCCAGCTCCTGACAGGTTTCATTCTGCAAGGTCTCTAGCTACCCTGCTTTCCTTGCCCTCTATAGTACTGTATGTTCTGTGGATTCCTAATTTACTGGTGTCTTGCACTGCCCTGTCAAGCTTAGGAATTATCTACAAAGTTCCTATTTCTCATCTATTCTCCTTGCCATACATAGACTTTATGATATATACACCTCTATTCCAAACAGTTAGGTTttggaaataatattttaattagcccattctgttgatttcaattatattTAACTGTAAAGTTAAATTTTAGAGTCAAGTTCTTTTTACAATTAAGGGGACGCCAAAAAGTTTAACCCCTGTGAAAATGTTGAAATTGTcactttttaaacatttccagGTTTGGTTTCAACCAAATACCACAACTGCTTTATACTGTGGGCCTTAAGTAGCTAAGGGATTGTTTCTCTCTTCATATTGTACCCAGCTGTAGAAATAATTTGGGATGGTCAAACTGATAGCTGCAAGATGTTTGTTTGTTGGCTGCTGGTAAAGTGTTTTCAGTGGAGGGTCCTCCACTCTGGAACTTaacatcccctcctccccaaaccttGATGCAACAGAGAAGGCTGGAGATTTTCAGAACAGTTTTCAAAACTGATGTATTCAGGATTTCTTGGGGAGGGGAATGAACTGAAAAAGAACTTAGCTTgaaatattgttaatattaaacCATCTTATTTATCTAGACTTTTTCAATAACTGTGTTGCATGCAGGTAGAGCATTGGgtcaacttttctttaaaaatctaaataaaatcaaTTGCATATGAAGCTGCTGTACTGCTACCACTGTGTGGCAAACATCACTAACAAAAGCATTAGTGATGGGCCAAGGAAAATATggaaccctccttccccactagACTGAGGGAGAAATAGCCCTGCTATTCTTCTTCCACAGGTACCCCCCAAAACCTAGGAAGGACCGCTGGGTGGCTGcaaaagtcgggggggggggaggggaaagtccCTAGATGAGAAACAAGTCTAGGAGCCTGCTGAGAGAAAATGGGAGGCTAGTTCTGGGGTATTTGGTGTGTGGAAATTCCTGTGGAGCTTTGAGTTTGCAAATTTGAACTGCTCAGTGAACCTGAAGGTGTTAGTTCATGGCAAAGCCTTTGAAACTGGAGAGCAATAAATGGACAGAGTTATTAATTAAACCCTATACAGTTAACACAGCCTTGTTCTGTGCAATTATAGgtccttttaaaatgtgaaatagaAATATAATGAATACTCACATCAGCATGTTCATGGAATGGGTTAAGGCCAAGTCCCTTCCAGTAAGTGACTGTGTCAAACTCAATCCTGTATAACCCTGTTACAAATTGTTTCTCGGTTGTAAGCTCATGGATCTCACCATATTCATTGGTTTTTCTGTATGAGAGCAAGataatatacatttatttttgtgttcAGATGTCTGAAAGAAAGAGGCAAATATAGCATTGAACTACAATGACATTCTGtagccagacatctgggaaaaTGCTGACTGGTCATCTGAAATAACTTGTTCCTCTCTGTACTGTGGCGGCCTCACAAAGTCTGTCCTTGCATCTAGATTTTCCATGCATACCACAAAGTATGTCTGGGCTGTAGAAGCTTCTTTATTGTTACTGCTGCAAAGATTGGAGGTGAGCCAAAAGAAACCTGGCATGGGTGTTCACTGTTTCCTGATAAGGCTGTCGGGCCGAGCCCAGAGTTGTTTAAATGTGACTtcagagccagcagggggcacacaAGAAAAACTCACCGCTGGCCTAAGAGTGCATAACTCTCATGATGTTTTAATAAACACATTTAAACTAGTGGTTGTTTACTCTATTATTTATTAATACTTCACATAAGGTTGTTcctaattctttttctttttaggaGAATATTTTGTTCTGGTTTATTTACAAGAACACTCTTTGTTTATAATTTATTTGAATTACACTGAGGTTGCCATAGGTTTGACCAAGAGTATAGACTTATGAAATCTTATTAGTCCATTGAGTTGTTTGACCTTCACAAGCAGATAGGTTTGTTTAAATTAGTCTATCAGGACATTAGTATTGTCTAGAAACTGCAGAGCTTTAATTGCTAGCCAATGTGGGGATGTGGAGCCTGTATTGAATTTTGTCTCCTGGCTTAATGTAGCTCCTCTAGAAACACTCTATTTCCACTTAATCAGTCCTATAGTGTAGGAACTAGTGATCGGATATCAGTGGATAGTATGATGCTTGTATTTTATGTTAGTGTTTCAATAATCTCCATCCATTGTTTAAAGTTCTGAATGCTGAGACTCAGTCTCTAAATGTCTGTTGTATTTTTTCATTACAATAAAAGGCAAACACTAATCAGTACATCAACTGACACATTTGAGTCTCTCATTTGTTTTAGTATAAGACAAGGAAATTCAGCACTTAATGATAAACCATCTAGGAACTTGTTAAATCACAGATGCCATTTTCATATTTTACTAGAATGCTTTCAAGCCTGTTCTTAGGATTTTTCCTGATTGATTAAAATGTTTGTCTACTTTTTCTTTATCCTACATTGATCACTGTTAAGCAACTCTCCGTTTACTTAACAAACTTTCTCAACTAAACCCCGATAACTCTTTTAGCTAAAAGTACAGTGATGGGCTAGAATGAGCTTCTGAGACTCCTTTGTTAAAATTCCACTACCACACTGAAGTGAGTGTGGAAGTAATTTCTCTGTCTCTAATTAAGTTCAAGTACTTACTGGGCTCTGCATTATCATCTCTGCCAAATAGAACTAATAAAATTACCACTGCATGTTCTTTGCATCAGatctcaggttttttttaaaataccctcGGAAACTGACCTTAGAGCATCCAATTCTCCCCCCCACCTACACCCACACAATGTTTTCACACACACCTGCCCACACATTCCACCTCCCAATTGCACTTTATTGTGTATATTACCAGTATAGTCAATATGTTTTTTAGCAATAAGTATACATATCTCAAGCAGCAGCATATGCTTTAAGCTGTTTACCACGTGCTCTTGCTTCCTTCTCTGGGTATGAGGGCACATTTTGGTTTAAATGGGAAAACATATGGCTAGATTTTCCATTCCCTCACCCCTACTCAGTGTGATCATATGCAGCCCTGGGCCATTAGGTTTGTCAGAGGCTAACTCTTTAAACAATGTATTGGCACCTTCTAATAATTGGAGCACCACCACTATAAGAATTCCTTTGTGTAATAATATTGGAGAACTTGCATACAGTTTTGATGTAGGCTCATTATTGGTCTGAGGCTGGGATCCCATTAGTGGTGGATTCCTGCAGTGTGACGACTTTAACTATCCACTTTCTGAAATGATCCAGGCTATTGTAGGCTACTTGACAGAGGATAATGGTTTCCCTAGACTTTCTCCTGGAAGTTGCTATCCTATcttgaaacaatatttttatgCTCCAGTGCAGCCAGAATTCTTAACTAGAGTTTTAAACTTCAAACAGATTAGAAGTCTTCTGACTAGGCCATATTATATTATGAAGAAATTGGTGGGCATTCATTCTCTGACAACATGCTAGAGCAGAGGTGGACTTCATACTAAGAATTGATGTGTTGCTTGTAGCCATAAAGTGAAGTGTCATGAAGAGGGAAGAGTCAAAGAGCAATTGAAGGAAGAAAAGTTTTCTATACCACATTTCATGCTGCCTGTGAGTTACCTCCCTTGTGTTTACAATTTTTTCAAACCATCCAGGAGTCAGTCTGCTAGCTTTGCAGCTATAATTATTTAGAAGAAGAGACCCACACACTCTGTAAATATTTGGTGTAGGCATAAATTACCTTATTACTTCTCAGATTGTAACTAATGACATTATACATATGTTTTTAAGATGAATGCATGTAAAAGGTGAGTTTTCTAATCTTTGGCCTCTTTCAATGCCTCCCTCGCCCCCTTCTCATTGTATTATATGACTTACCCTGAACTTAAGAGCTGCCAGGTCCCATC
Above is a genomic segment from Emys orbicularis isolate rEmyOrb1 chromosome 2, rEmyOrb1.hap1, whole genome shotgun sequence containing:
- the LOC135874554 gene encoding transthyretin-like, with the translated sequence MAFRSLLLVFLAGLVFFSEAAPLGSHDSKHPLIVKILDAVRGSAASSVPIKLYKKADDGTWQLLSSGKTNEYGEIHELTTEKQFVTGLYRIEFDTVTYWKGLGLNPFHEHADVEFTANDSGHRHYTIAVLISPFSYSTTAVVSEPKELGTTH